A stretch of the Anaeromyxobacter sp. genome encodes the following:
- a CDS encoding amidohydrolase family protein yields the protein MPERLVIRGGLVAAAGAPAPATLVLEDGRVAAVVPAPEVVPPRPGDWEVDAAGRLVVPGAVDAHTHLALGTLARLSGLPGQAPAVLHAWRSRLRTSLEPRAEAEHVEALTAAGAVAALRGGVTCAFDLLRAAPGRAAESLAAAGRAVEAVGLRAVLAYGASDRDGAGLGLREAGASAAFAERHRDHPLLRGAAGLDGLDAAPDDLLAALSALAPRHGLLASIAEDETDLAAAYFRGALRPIDLLAARGLLGPRTVVAHGATTIREEGARLAAAGATLASTPRAAAFWGTQMPPLAELAGAGVAVALGTDGLFPDTACELVASVLFQRGQARTPRAAQDLAGSTLWPCAARLAGRSFGAAFGELTPGAVADVVILDWRPAVPLPALPLGDLALLWAGAPAAWAIVGGQVRLREGRLLGVDEAAVAARARQAAAHLLA from the coding sequence ATGCCGGAACGCCTGGTGATCAGGGGAGGGTTGGTGGCCGCGGCCGGCGCGCCCGCGCCGGCCACCCTGGTGCTGGAGGACGGCCGGGTGGCGGCGGTGGTGCCGGCCCCCGAGGTGGTGCCGCCCCGCCCGGGCGACTGGGAGGTGGACGCCGCCGGCCGCCTGGTGGTGCCGGGCGCGGTGGACGCCCACACCCACCTGGCCCTGGGCACGCTGGCGCGCCTCTCCGGCCTGCCGGGCCAGGCGCCGGCGGTGCTGCACGCCTGGCGGTCCCGCCTGCGCACCTCGCTCGAGCCGCGCGCCGAGGCGGAGCACGTCGAGGCGCTCACCGCGGCCGGCGCGGTGGCGGCGCTGCGCGGCGGCGTCACCTGCGCCTTCGACCTCTTGCGGGCCGCGCCCGGGCGGGCCGCCGAGTCGCTGGCGGCGGCCGGCCGGGCGGTGGAGGCGGTGGGGCTGCGGGCGGTGCTGGCCTACGGCGCCAGCGACCGCGACGGCGCCGGCCTGGGCCTGCGCGAGGCGGGGGCCTCGGCCGCCTTCGCCGAGCGCCACCGCGACCACCCGCTGCTGCGCGGCGCGGCCGGCCTCGACGGCCTGGACGCCGCGCCCGACGACCTCCTGGCCGCCCTCTCGGCGCTGGCCCCGCGCCACGGCCTGCTGGCCTCCATCGCCGAGGACGAGACCGACCTGGCGGCGGCCTACTTCCGCGGGGCGCTGCGCCCCATCGACCTGCTGGCGGCGCGCGGCCTGCTGGGCCCGCGCACCGTGGTGGCCCACGGCGCCACCACCATCCGCGAGGAGGGGGCGCGCCTGGCCGCGGCCGGCGCCACCCTGGCCTCCACCCCGCGCGCCGCCGCCTTCTGGGGCACCCAGATGCCGCCGCTGGCCGAGCTGGCCGGCGCGGGGGTGGCGGTGGCGCTCGGCACCGACGGCCTCTTCCCGGACACCGCCTGCGAGCTGGTGGCCTCGGTGCTCTTCCAGCGCGGCCAGGCCCGCACCCCGCGCGCCGCCCAGGACCTGGCCGGCAGCACGCTCTGGCCCTGCGCGGCGCGGCTGGCCGGCCGCTCCTTCGGGGCGGCCTTCGGCGAGCTCACCCCCGGCGCGGTGGCCGACGTGGTGATCCTCGACTGGCGCCCGGCCGTCCCGCTGCCGGCGCTGCCGCTCGGCGACCTGGCGCTGCTGTGGGCCGGGGCGCCGGCCGCCTGGGCCATCGTGGGCGGCCAGGTGCGGCTGCGCGAGGGGCGGCTGCTGGGCGTGGACGAGGCCGCGGTGGCGGCCCGGGCGCGCCAGGCGGCGGCCCACCTCTTGGCCTGA
- the prfA gene encoding peptide chain release factor 1, which translates to MKRLDAIEQRFEELTHSLSDPAVASSGERFRKVSKERAALESTVEALRAWRRLTAEIADNEALLADADMRDLAKEELGLLRPRLEPAEAQLKLFLIPRDPADDKDVIVEVRAGAGGDEAGLFAAELVRLYIRYAERRGWKVDLLDTSAGTLGGVKEATLTIAGDQVYSWLKYESGVHRVQRVPATEAQGRIHTSTATVAVMPEAEEVDIQISPADLEIDVFRSTGAGGQSVNTTDSAVRMTHKPTGTIVKCQQEKSQLKNRAMALKLMRAKLYELEQERQRSAREATRKSQVGTGDRSEKIRTYNFPQDRLTDHRIGYTRHNLPAVMDGDLQDLVDACRTFYAAEALREASRGESSGGGSERGS; encoded by the coding sequence CTGAAGAGGCTCGACGCCATCGAGCAGCGGTTCGAGGAGCTGACCCACTCCCTGTCGGATCCGGCCGTGGCGTCCAGCGGGGAGCGCTTCCGCAAGGTCTCCAAGGAGCGCGCCGCGCTGGAGTCCACCGTGGAGGCGCTGCGCGCCTGGCGGCGGCTCACCGCCGAGATCGCCGACAACGAGGCGCTGCTGGCCGACGCCGACATGCGCGACCTGGCCAAGGAGGAGCTGGGGCTCCTCAGGCCCCGCCTGGAGCCGGCCGAGGCGCAGCTCAAGCTCTTCCTCATCCCGCGCGACCCGGCCGACGACAAGGACGTCATCGTGGAGGTGCGGGCCGGCGCCGGCGGCGACGAGGCCGGCCTGTTCGCGGCCGAGCTGGTGCGCCTCTACATCCGCTACGCCGAGCGGCGCGGCTGGAAGGTGGACCTGCTCGACACCTCGGCCGGCACGCTGGGGGGCGTCAAGGAGGCCACCCTCACCATCGCCGGCGACCAGGTCTACTCCTGGCTCAAGTACGAGTCGGGGGTGCACCGGGTGCAGCGGGTCCCGGCCACCGAGGCGCAGGGGCGCATCCACACCTCCACCGCCACCGTGGCCGTCATGCCGGAGGCCGAGGAGGTGGACATCCAGATCAGCCCGGCCGACCTGGAGATCGACGTCTTCCGCTCCACCGGCGCCGGCGGCCAGTCGGTCAACACCACCGACTCGGCGGTGCGCATGACGCACAAGCCCACCGGCACCATCGTGAAGTGCCAGCAGGAGAAGAGCCAGCTGAAGAACCGGGCCATGGCGCTCAAGCTGATGCGGGCCAAGCTCTACGAGCTGGAGCAGGAGCGGCAGCGCAGCGCCCGCGAGGCCACCCGCAAGAGCCAGGTGGGCACCGGCGACCGCTCCGAGAAGATCCGCACCTACAACTTCCCGCAGGACCGGCTCACCGACCACCGCATCGGCTACACCCGCCACAACCTGCCGGCCGTGATGGACGGCGACCTGCAGGACCTGGTGGACGCCTGCCGCACCTTCTACGCCGCCGAGGCGCTGCGCGAGGCCTCGCGCGGCGAGAGCAGCGGCGGCGGGTCGGAGCGGGGCTCCTGA
- a CDS encoding UbiX family flavin prenyltransferase, whose protein sequence is MKLVVAVSGASGAPYAKKLLDFLAEHGPAHGVSTDLVFTTTGKQVWAQEIGGAPRYPFTTWSNQDFTAPFASGSSQYDAMVVIPCSAGALSRIAYGLSVDLVGRAADVMLKERRRLVLVLRETPISLVHARAMTQVIEAGAFVMPASPSFYSGPRTIDELVGTVVARVLDRVGLPNDLMKRWTGLVPRAPEPVEDP, encoded by the coding sequence GTGAAGCTGGTGGTGGCGGTCAGCGGCGCCTCGGGCGCCCCCTACGCCAAGAAGCTGCTCGACTTCCTGGCCGAGCACGGCCCGGCCCACGGCGTCTCGACCGACCTGGTCTTCACCACCACCGGCAAGCAGGTCTGGGCGCAGGAGATCGGCGGGGCCCCCCGCTACCCCTTCACGACCTGGAGCAACCAGGACTTCACCGCCCCCTTCGCCTCCGGCTCCTCGCAGTACGACGCCATGGTGGTCATCCCCTGCTCGGCCGGCGCGCTGTCGCGCATCGCCTACGGCCTCTCGGTGGACCTGGTGGGCCGCGCCGCCGACGTCATGCTCAAGGAGCGGCGCCGGCTGGTGCTGGTGCTGCGCGAGACGCCCATCTCGCTGGTGCACGCCCGCGCCATGACCCAGGTCATCGAGGCCGGCGCCTTCGTCATGCCGGCCTCGCCGTCCTTCTACTCGGGGCCGCGCACCATCGACGAGCTGGTGGGCACGGTGGTGGCCCGGGTGCTCGACCGGGTCGGGCTGCCGAACGACCTCATGAAGCGCTGGACCGGCCTGGTGCCCCGCGCGCCCGAGCCGGTGGAGGACCCGTAA
- the mqnC gene encoding dehypoxanthine futalosine cyclase has product MPKLKAAAVSFLNAWPLTAGLERSDRIELVLAEPSRCAALLEAGEVDLALLPVGALAGKDYEVVPGLAVGADGPVQTVLLVGDQSPAIWDEVFLDTASRTSVVLAKIVLDAMGVHPRFTPLPAEQGVALATGTKGALVIGDRAFDVKKSQVLDLGREWNKLSGLPMLFAVWAARPGVLTPEDVQELARAAQHGQGLRTELAQKFAAQRGGDPERYRRYLTQRIRYGVGPHEMDGLEAFLRVAAEKGFLPPTTVRYADDHVRVKRVRRPVSVDTALAKGAAGERLDPDEAEALDEQAPLLELGLAADARRRALHPDGVVTYIVSRNVNYTNVCTTACHFCAFYRPRGAADAYVLTREELAGKIEETLRLGGIELLLQGGLHPDLGIEWYEDLFRWVKSSYPTITLHALSPEEIWHIARTSELALEATIRRLVGAGLDSIPGGGAEILDDEVRRRIAPLKCSSDEWLTVMKTAHQVGLKSTATLMFGVGEEPRHRVHHLSRLRDLQDETHGFTAFICWPFQSANTRLVASDGSAHAYLRTNALARLFLDNVPHLQASWVTMGGGVAQAALHMGCDDFGQVMIEENVVSAAGTTFSMDSEEVERHIRDAGFRPSRRTMRYDRLGGAGA; this is encoded by the coding sequence ATGCCGAAGCTCAAGGCCGCCGCCGTCTCCTTCCTGAACGCCTGGCCCCTCACCGCCGGGCTGGAGCGCTCCGACCGCATCGAGCTGGTGCTGGCCGAGCCCTCGCGCTGCGCCGCGCTGCTGGAGGCCGGCGAGGTGGACCTGGCCCTGCTGCCGGTGGGGGCGCTGGCCGGCAAGGACTACGAGGTGGTGCCCGGCCTGGCGGTGGGCGCCGACGGCCCGGTGCAGACGGTGCTGCTGGTGGGCGACCAGTCGCCCGCCATCTGGGACGAGGTCTTCCTCGACACCGCCTCGCGCACCTCGGTGGTGCTGGCCAAGATCGTCCTCGACGCCATGGGCGTCCACCCGCGGTTCACGCCGCTGCCGGCCGAGCAGGGCGTGGCGCTGGCCACCGGCACCAAGGGGGCGCTGGTCATCGGCGACCGGGCCTTCGACGTGAAGAAGAGCCAGGTGCTCGACCTGGGGCGCGAGTGGAACAAGCTCTCCGGCCTGCCCATGCTCTTCGCCGTCTGGGCGGCCCGCCCCGGCGTGCTCACCCCGGAGGACGTGCAGGAGCTGGCCCGCGCCGCCCAGCACGGCCAGGGCCTCCGCACCGAGCTGGCCCAGAAGTTCGCGGCGCAGCGGGGCGGCGACCCGGAGCGCTACCGCCGCTACCTCACCCAGCGCATCCGCTACGGCGTGGGGCCGCACGAGATGGACGGCCTGGAGGCCTTCCTGCGGGTGGCGGCCGAGAAGGGCTTCCTGCCGCCCACCACGGTGCGCTACGCCGACGACCACGTGCGGGTGAAGCGGGTGCGCCGCCCGGTCTCGGTGGACACCGCGCTGGCCAAGGGGGCGGCCGGCGAGCGGCTCGACCCCGACGAGGCCGAGGCGCTCGACGAGCAGGCCCCGCTGCTGGAGCTGGGCCTGGCCGCCGACGCGCGCCGCCGCGCCCTGCACCCGGACGGCGTGGTCACCTACATCGTCTCGCGCAACGTCAACTACACCAACGTGTGCACCACCGCGTGCCACTTCTGCGCCTTCTACCGGCCGCGCGGGGCCGCCGACGCCTACGTGCTCACCCGCGAGGAGCTGGCGGGGAAGATCGAGGAGACCCTGCGGCTGGGCGGCATCGAGCTCCTGCTGCAGGGGGGGCTGCACCCCGACCTGGGCATCGAGTGGTACGAGGACCTGTTCCGCTGGGTGAAGTCGAGCTACCCCACCATCACCCTGCACGCCCTCTCCCCCGAGGAGATCTGGCACATCGCCCGCACCAGCGAGCTGGCGCTGGAGGCCACCATCCGGCGGCTCGTCGGCGCCGGGCTCGACTCCATCCCCGGCGGCGGCGCCGAGATCCTGGACGACGAGGTGCGGCGCCGCATCGCGCCGCTCAAGTGCTCCAGCGACGAGTGGCTCACGGTGATGAAGACCGCCCACCAGGTGGGCCTCAAGTCCACCGCCACCCTGATGTTCGGGGTGGGCGAGGAGCCGCGCCACCGCGTCCACCACCTGTCGCGCCTGCGCGACCTGCAGGACGAGACGCACGGCTTCACCGCCTTCATCTGCTGGCCCTTCCAGAGCGCCAACACCCGCCTGGTGGCCTCCGACGGCAGCGCCCACGCCTACCTGCGCACCAACGCGCTGGCCCGCCTCTTCCTCGACAACGTGCCGCACCTGCAGGCCTCCTGGGTGACCATGGGCGGCGGGGTGGCGCAGGCGGCGCTGCACATGGGCTGCGACGACTTCGGCCAGGTGATGATCGAGGAGAACGTGGTCTCGGCCGCCGGCACCACCTTCTCGATGGACTCCGAGGAGGTGGAGCGGCACATCCGCGACGCCGGCTTCCGGCCCTCGCGGCGCACCATGCGCTACGACCGGCTGGGCGGGGCCGGCGCGTGA
- a CDS encoding ubiquinone/menaquinone biosynthesis methyltransferase yields the protein MFDRIAPRYDLLNRVMTLKVDQAWRRRLLASLAPRAGEALLDLCAGTMDVADLARRGTPGLSVVGADFSFQMLRRGVEKTGLPASQADALALPFHAARFDLATVTFGMRNLERYEVGLAELARVLKPGGRLGVLEFFRPESAGPRLVHGLYNRLALPVLGRVLSPDPEAYRYLVESMERFASRPEFEAAARRAGFADVRGQTLFPGVCGLVTAVRA from the coding sequence ATGTTCGACCGCATCGCGCCCCGCTACGACCTGCTCAACCGGGTCATGACGCTGAAGGTGGACCAGGCCTGGCGCCGCCGCCTGCTCGCCAGCCTGGCCCCGCGCGCCGGCGAGGCGCTGCTCGACCTGTGCGCCGGCACCATGGACGTGGCCGACCTGGCCCGGCGGGGCACCCCCGGGCTCTCGGTGGTGGGCGCCGACTTCTCCTTCCAGATGCTCCGCCGCGGCGTCGAGAAGACCGGCCTGCCGGCCAGCCAGGCCGACGCTCTGGCCCTGCCCTTCCACGCCGCCCGCTTCGACCTGGCCACCGTCACCTTCGGCATGCGCAACCTGGAGCGCTACGAGGTGGGCCTGGCCGAGCTGGCCCGGGTGCTCAAGCCGGGCGGCCGGCTCGGCGTGCTGGAGTTCTTCCGCCCGGAGTCGGCGGGCCCGCGGCTGGTGCACGGCCTCTACAACCGGCTGGCGCTGCCGGTGCTGGGGCGGGTGCTCTCCCCCGACCCCGAGGCCTACCGCTACCTGGTCGAGTCGATGGAGCGCTTCGCCTCCCGCCCCGAGTTCGAGGCGGCGGCGCGCCGCGCCGGCTTCGCGGACGTGCGCGGCCAGACCCTCTTCCCCGGCGTCTGCGGGCTGGTCACCGCGGTGCGCGCGTGA
- a CDS encoding ArsR family transcriptional regulator: MPALSRPPSRAPASFALLQADQAVADAVGGLMELWGFKRQLGRVWAVLFLSDRPLAAPELCDRLQISTGLLSMSLAELRQWGVVRGVEVPGDRKEHYLAETNVWRLVTRVLRQREMEQVKGALATFDRALGDLRAALADVDPAVKAQARFKARRLEQLIELTRAALTVLRLLVDSARADVGPLKALSEALARRRE, translated from the coding sequence GTGCCCGCCCTCTCCCGCCCGCCCTCGCGCGCCCCCGCCAGCTTCGCCCTGCTGCAGGCCGACCAGGCCGTGGCCGACGCGGTGGGCGGCCTGATGGAGCTGTGGGGCTTCAAGCGGCAGCTGGGGCGGGTCTGGGCGGTGCTGTTCCTCTCCGACCGCCCGCTGGCGGCGCCCGAGCTGTGCGACCGGCTGCAGATCTCCACCGGCCTGCTCTCGATGTCGCTGGCCGAGCTGCGCCAGTGGGGCGTGGTGCGCGGCGTGGAGGTGCCGGGCGACCGCAAGGAGCACTACCTCGCCGAGACCAACGTCTGGCGGCTGGTGACCCGGGTGCTCAGGCAGCGCGAGATGGAGCAGGTGAAGGGCGCCCTGGCCACCTTCGACCGGGCGCTCGGCGACCTGCGCGCCGCCCTGGCCGACGTGGACCCGGCGGTGAAGGCCCAGGCCCGCTTCAAGGCGCGGCGGCTGGAGCAGCTCATCGAGCTGACCCGCGCCGCGCTCACCGTGCTGCGGCTGCTGGTGGACTCGGCGCGCGCCGACGTGGGGCCGCTCAAGGCCCTGTCGGAGGCGCTGGCGCGCCGCCGCGAGTGA
- a CDS encoding amidohydrolase family protein has translation MIRVLSAPWVLPGLAAPAGPDHAGPAAEAAPPLREGAVALDGDRVVAVGPRAAVEARHGEGERVDGVIFPALVNAHLHLELSHLAGLVPGGQGLPAWIERFVGVRRATGEAGAVAAMAAAAAALVEAGVAAVGDVSNTLGSLAPLAAAGLVGTVFHEVFGATDERLAAAREAAAAVRAAAPAAPHLRVVESPHALYSTAPAGLLALLRGPPASLHLAEDPAEREFAAGGAGPFAALRARMGGPPGQPGWARSPVALAAPHLAPGWLLVHCVDLDDEDLGLLRGAGCTVVLCPRSNHHISRAAPPLLHLLAAGVPLAIGTDSLASSPSLAPLAELARLRRDFPEVPPGWLLPLAWNGAAVGAPGLGRLAVGAAPGLLAAPLDGRPVGDPFDHLLAASSPGAPPLRWLARHHPEAPSP, from the coding sequence GTGATCCGCGTCCTCTCGGCCCCCTGGGTGCTGCCCGGCCTGGCCGCCCCGGCCGGCCCCGATCACGCCGGCCCGGCCGCCGAGGCCGCCCCGCCCCTGCGCGAGGGGGCGGTGGCGCTCGACGGCGACCGGGTGGTGGCGGTGGGGCCGCGCGCCGCGGTGGAGGCGCGCCACGGCGAGGGGGAGCGGGTCGACGGCGTCATCTTCCCGGCCCTGGTGAACGCCCACCTGCACCTCGAGCTCTCCCACCTGGCCGGGCTGGTGCCCGGCGGCCAGGGGCTGCCGGCCTGGATCGAGCGGTTCGTCGGGGTGCGGCGCGCCACCGGCGAGGCCGGGGCCGTGGCCGCCATGGCCGCCGCCGCCGCCGCGCTGGTGGAGGCCGGCGTGGCCGCGGTCGGCGACGTCTCCAACACCCTCGGGTCGCTGGCGCCGCTGGCCGCCGCCGGGCTGGTCGGCACCGTCTTCCACGAGGTCTTCGGCGCCACCGACGAGCGGCTGGCCGCCGCCCGGGAGGCCGCCGCCGCCGTCCGCGCCGCCGCGCCGGCCGCGCCCCACCTGCGGGTGGTGGAGAGCCCGCACGCGCTCTACTCCACCGCGCCGGCCGGCCTGCTGGCGCTGCTGCGCGGGCCGCCCGCCTCGCTGCACCTGGCCGAGGACCCGGCCGAGCGCGAGTTCGCGGCGGGCGGCGCCGGCCCCTTCGCCGCCCTGCGCGCCCGCATGGGCGGCCCCCCCGGCCAGCCCGGCTGGGCCCGGTCCCCGGTGGCCCTGGCGGCGCCGCACCTGGCCCCCGGCTGGCTGCTGGTGCACTGCGTGGACCTGGACGACGAGGACCTGGGCCTGCTGCGGGGCGCCGGCTGCACGGTGGTGCTCTGCCCCCGCTCCAACCACCACATCTCGCGCGCCGCCCCGCCGCTGCTGCACCTGCTGGCGGCCGGCGTGCCGCTGGCCATCGGCACCGACAGCCTGGCGTCCTCGCCCTCGCTGGCGCCGCTGGCCGAGCTGGCGCGGCTGCGCCGCGACTTCCCCGAGGTGCCACCCGGCTGGCTCCTGCCGCTGGCCTGGAACGGCGCCGCGGTGGGGGCGCCCGGCCTGGGCCGCCTGGCCGTGGGCGCCGCGCCCGGGCTGCTGGCCGCGCCGCTCGACGGCCGCCCCGTCGGCGACCCCTTCGACCACCTGCTGGCCGCCTCCAGCCCCGGCGCGCCGCCGCTGCGCTGGCTGGCCCGGCACCACCCGGAGGCCCCCTCGCCGTGA
- a CDS encoding UbiA family prenyltransferase: MSVAALARMVRLSHSLFALPFVAAAVVLVARDARLEPGRLALVALAVVAARTAAMAMNRIADRRFDALNPRTAGRELVTGAVSPRAAWALLTGAAGLFVLAAALISPLTGWLAPPVLAILLGYSYAKRFTWACHLWLGVAQSLAPIGVALALTGAAPLPSIVLGVGVGAWIAGFDLFWSLQDADFDRSAGLHSIPARFGVAGALWWARGLHVVAAVAVALAGPLAGRGVAWLAGSAVLSAVLLAEHLYVAPGGALRPDRLNVAFFDYNAFASVAFAACALLDLWVA; this comes from the coding sequence GTGAGCGTCGCCGCGCTGGCCCGCATGGTGCGGCTGTCGCACTCCCTCTTCGCCCTGCCCTTCGTGGCGGCCGCGGTGGTGCTGGTGGCCCGGGACGCCCGGCTCGAGCCCGGGCGGCTGGCGCTGGTGGCGCTGGCGGTGGTGGCGGCCCGCACCGCCGCCATGGCCATGAACCGCATCGCCGACCGGCGCTTCGACGCCCTGAACCCGCGCACCGCCGGCCGCGAGCTGGTCACCGGCGCGGTCAGCCCGCGCGCCGCTTGGGCGCTCCTCACGGGCGCCGCCGGGCTCTTCGTGCTGGCCGCCGCGCTCATCTCGCCCCTGACCGGCTGGCTGGCGCCGCCGGTGCTGGCCATCCTGCTGGGCTACTCCTACGCCAAGCGCTTCACCTGGGCCTGCCACCTGTGGCTGGGGGTGGCGCAGTCCCTGGCCCCCATCGGCGTGGCGCTGGCGCTCACCGGCGCGGCGCCGCTGCCCTCCATCGTGCTGGGGGTGGGCGTGGGCGCCTGGATCGCCGGCTTCGACCTGTTCTGGTCGCTGCAGGACGCCGACTTCGACCGCTCGGCCGGGCTGCACTCCATCCCGGCCCGCTTCGGCGTGGCCGGCGCCCTGTGGTGGGCGCGCGGCCTGCACGTGGTGGCCGCGGTGGCGGTGGCGCTGGCCGGGCCGCTGGCCGGGCGCGGGGTGGCCTGGCTGGCCGGCAGCGCGGTGCTCTCGGCGGTGCTGCTGGCCGAGCACCTCTACGTGGCCCCGGGCGGCGCCCTGCGCCCCGACCGGCTCAACGTGGCCTTCTTCGACTACAACGCCTTCGCCTCGGTGGCCTTCGCCGCCTGCGCGCTGCTCGACCTGTGGGTGGCCTGA
- the mqnE gene encoding aminofutalosine synthase MqnE, which yields MPLSLLAHRALERDGLGPIRDKVLGGVRLTDEDGLTLFESTDLAALGALANHVREARHGQLAFYNRNVHLNPTNVCVATCKFCSFARQDDQQASEGYTMSLDEAVEKVLSKRPLGITEVHIVAGLHPTLPWDYYTSLLGRIHAAWPELTIKAFTAIEYHYWAEKFGKSYAEVLSELKAAGLGTIPGGGAEIFAPRVRRKICDDKATAEQWLEIHRTAHGLGLKSNATMLYGHIERLDERVDHMRRLRELQDETGGFQVFIPLAFHPEHNMIGKAYPKPTGYDALRTLAVARLYLDNFDHVKAYWVSLGERLAQVALAFGVDDLDGTVLEERIYHMAGSTVPQALSERTLHELIRAAGRVPAERDSNYHVLKVHQQPLPPAAPPPPHLSVVA from the coding sequence ATGCCCCTCTCCCTCTTGGCCCACCGCGCCCTGGAGCGCGACGGCCTCGGCCCCATCCGCGACAAGGTGCTGGGCGGCGTCCGCCTCACCGACGAGGACGGCCTCACGCTCTTCGAGTCCACCGACCTGGCGGCGCTGGGGGCGCTGGCCAACCACGTGCGCGAGGCGCGCCACGGGCAGCTGGCCTTCTACAACCGCAACGTCCACTTGAACCCCACCAACGTGTGCGTGGCCACCTGCAAGTTCTGCTCGTTCGCCCGCCAGGACGACCAGCAGGCCTCCGAGGGCTACACCATGTCCCTCGACGAGGCGGTGGAGAAGGTGCTCTCCAAGCGCCCCCTCGGCATCACCGAGGTGCACATCGTGGCCGGCCTGCACCCCACCCTGCCGTGGGACTACTACACCTCGCTCCTGGGCCGCATCCACGCCGCCTGGCCCGAGCTGACCATCAAGGCCTTCACCGCCATCGAGTACCACTACTGGGCGGAGAAGTTCGGCAAGAGCTACGCCGAGGTGCTCTCCGAGCTGAAGGCCGCCGGCCTGGGCACCATCCCCGGCGGCGGCGCCGAGATCTTCGCCCCGCGGGTGCGCCGCAAGATCTGCGACGACAAGGCCACCGCCGAGCAGTGGCTGGAGATCCACCGCACCGCCCACGGCCTGGGGCTCAAGTCCAACGCCACCATGCTCTACGGCCACATCGAGCGGCTCGACGAGCGGGTCGACCACATGCGCCGGCTGCGGGAGCTGCAGGACGAGACCGGCGGCTTCCAGGTCTTCATCCCGCTGGCCTTCCACCCCGAGCACAACATGATCGGGAAGGCCTACCCCAAGCCCACCGGGTACGACGCCCTGCGCACCCTGGCGGTGGCGCGCCTGTACCTCGACAACTTCGACCACGTGAAGGCCTACTGGGTGAGCCTGGGCGAGCGGCTGGCGCAGGTGGCGCTGGCCTTCGGCGTCGACGACCTGGACGGCACCGTCCTGGAGGAGCGCATCTACCACATGGCCGGCTCCACCGTGCCGCAGGCGCTCTCGGAGCGGACGCTGCACGAGCTGATCCGCGCCGCCGGGCGGGTGCCGGCCGAGCGCGACTCCAACTACCACGTGCTGAAGGTGCACCAGCAGCCGCTCCCGCCGGCCGCCCCGCCGCCGCCGCATCTCTCGGTGGTCGCCTAG